In Acidovorax sp. 106, the following proteins share a genomic window:
- the argJ gene encoding bifunctional glutamate N-acetyltransferase/amino-acid acetyltransferase ArgJ, producing the protein MPVNLLAPVAADLHPIAGVRIGVTEAGVRKANRKDLTVFLLDEGASVAGVFTQNRFCAAPVQVSREHLATGKGVRAMVINTGNANAGTGADGLARARSTCKALAGLLNVAPEQVLPFSTGVIMESLPTDRIEAGLPAALADAQTGHWARAAEGIMTTDTLPKAFSAQASVGGATVSITGISKGAGMIRPNMATMLGFLATDACVDASVVQQLARHLADRSFNRVTIDGDTSTNDSFVVVATNKAAHAPITSLDSADGQTLLAAMLGVAQKLAQAIVRDGEGATKFITVRVEGGNTGEECRQVAYAIAHSPLVKTAFYASDPNLGRILAAVGYAGIADLDQTRIDLYLDDVHVAVSGGRNPAYREEDGQRVMKQSEITVRVVLGRGEASDTVWTCDFSHDYVTINADYRS; encoded by the coding sequence ATGCCCGTGAACCTTCTGGCCCCAGTGGCCGCTGACCTGCATCCGATTGCAGGCGTTCGTATTGGCGTGACTGAAGCGGGCGTCCGCAAGGCCAACCGCAAGGACCTGACGGTGTTTTTGCTGGACGAGGGGGCCAGCGTGGCAGGGGTCTTCACGCAAAACCGTTTTTGTGCGGCGCCCGTGCAGGTCAGTCGTGAGCATTTGGCTACTGGCAAAGGCGTCCGCGCCATGGTCATCAACACGGGCAACGCCAATGCCGGTACGGGGGCAGATGGCTTGGCCCGCGCTCGCTCTACCTGCAAGGCGTTGGCTGGCTTGTTGAACGTGGCCCCCGAGCAAGTGCTGCCTTTCTCCACCGGCGTGATCATGGAGTCGCTGCCCACCGATCGCATTGAGGCAGGGCTGCCTGCCGCGCTGGCCGATGCGCAGACAGGCCACTGGGCCCGCGCCGCAGAAGGCATCATGACGACCGACACCTTGCCCAAGGCCTTCAGTGCGCAGGCTTCGGTGGGTGGTGCCACTGTGTCGATCACCGGCATCAGCAAAGGTGCGGGAATGATCCGCCCCAACATGGCGACCATGCTGGGCTTTTTGGCCACCGATGCGTGCGTGGATGCGTCGGTGGTGCAGCAACTGGCCCGCCATCTGGCAGACCGCTCGTTCAACCGGGTGACTATCGACGGAGATACCTCGACCAACGATTCCTTTGTGGTGGTGGCCACCAACAAGGCCGCCCACGCACCGATCACCTCACTGGACAGTGCGGACGGGCAAACCCTGTTGGCCGCCATGCTGGGCGTGGCCCAAAAGCTGGCCCAGGCCATCGTGCGCGACGGCGAGGGGGCTACCAAGTTCATCACCGTGCGCGTAGAAGGCGGCAATACCGGCGAGGAATGCCGCCAGGTGGCCTATGCCATTGCCCATTCGCCGCTGGTCAAAACCGCTTTTTACGCGAGCGACCCCAACCTGGGCCGCATTTTGGCGGCTGTGGGCTACGCGGGCATTGCGGATCTGGACCAGACCCGCATCGACCTGTACCTGGACGATGTGCACGTGGCCGTGAGCGGTGGGCGCAACCCCGCTTACCGCGAAGAAGATGGCCAGCGCGTGATGAAGCAAAGCGAGATCACGGTGCGGGTGGTTCTGGGCCGGGGCGAGGCATCAGACACCGTGTGGACCTGCGACTTCAGCCATGACTACGTGACAATCAACGCCGACTACCGTTCTTGA
- the secA gene encoding preprotein translocase subunit SecA: MATNFLTKIFGSRNDRLLKQYRKVVARINEMEPEYEKLSDDALRAKTQEFKDRVAQGESLDALLPEAFAVVREGSKRVMKMRHFDVQMLGGMALHHGKISEMRTGEGKTLTATLPVYLNALSGKGVHVVTVNDYLANRDAQWMGRLYNFLGLTVGINLPNMPREEKQAAYRADITYGTNNEYGFDYLRDNMVYEAHDRVQQGLNYAIVDEVDSILIDEARTPLIISGQAEDHTAMYIAMNKVVPLLVRQEGEADPRTGEGVTKPGDFTLDEKTHQVFLTEQGHESAERILASQGLIAEGASVYDPANITLMHHLYAALRANHLYHRDQHYVVQNGEIVIVDEFTGRLMSGRRWSDGLHQAVEAKEGVNIQAENQTLASITFQNYFRLYNKLSGMTGTADTEAYEFQEIYGLETVVIPPNRQSLRDDQLDRVYKTTREKYEAAIKDIRECHERGQPVLVGTTSIENSEIIDQLLNKEGLPHQVLNAKQHAREADIVAQAGREGMITIATNMAGRGTDIVLGGNIEKLISAIEADESLDEAARHAQIEKVRADWKVDHEKIKALGGLRIIATERHESRRIDNQLRGRSGRQGDPGSSRFYLSLDDSLMRIFAGDRVKSIMDRLKMPDGEAIEAGIVTRSIESAQRKVEARNFDIRKQLLEYDDVANDQRKVIYQQRNDILDASDLADVLAAMREDSMTDLVRLYVPVESVEEQWDLPALEKALNEEWQIAVSLQDMVAQSESITDEEILERVVKLAHAAFDAKVELVGRENFTQFERAVLLQSFDSNWRDHLSSLDYLRQGIHLRGYAQKQPKQEYKREAFELFRQLIDSVKNEVTKILMTVQVQSPAQLDEAAQQLEARAEHISNVTYTAPTETGEAQTVPEGQALGGDEGAFEGLRVGRNDPCPCGSGKKYKQCHGKLA, encoded by the coding sequence ATGGCCACCAACTTCCTCACCAAAATATTCGGCAGCCGCAATGACCGGCTTCTCAAGCAATACCGCAAAGTGGTCGCTCGCATCAACGAGATGGAGCCTGAGTATGAGAAGCTGTCTGACGACGCATTGCGCGCCAAGACCCAGGAGTTCAAGGACCGGGTAGCCCAAGGCGAATCGCTGGATGCCCTCTTGCCTGAGGCCTTTGCCGTCGTGCGCGAAGGCTCCAAGCGCGTGATGAAGATGCGCCACTTTGACGTGCAGATGCTGGGTGGGATGGCCCTGCACCACGGCAAGATCTCCGAAATGCGCACGGGCGAGGGCAAGACCCTGACCGCTACGCTGCCGGTGTACCTCAATGCCTTGTCAGGCAAGGGGGTTCATGTGGTCACCGTGAACGACTACCTGGCCAATCGCGATGCCCAGTGGATGGGTCGCCTCTACAACTTCCTGGGCCTGACCGTGGGCATCAACCTGCCCAACATGCCGCGCGAGGAAAAGCAGGCCGCGTACCGTGCAGACATCACCTACGGCACCAACAACGAGTACGGTTTTGACTACCTGCGCGACAACATGGTGTATGAAGCCCATGACCGTGTGCAGCAGGGCTTGAACTACGCCATCGTGGACGAGGTGGACTCCATCTTGATCGACGAAGCGCGCACGCCGCTCATCATCAGTGGGCAAGCCGAAGACCACACGGCGATGTATATCGCGATGAACAAGGTGGTACCGCTGCTGGTGCGCCAAGAGGGTGAAGCCGATCCTCGCACGGGCGAGGGTGTGACCAAGCCCGGTGACTTCACGCTGGATGAGAAAACCCACCAGGTGTTCTTGACGGAGCAGGGCCACGAGTCGGCCGAACGCATTTTGGCCAGCCAGGGGCTGATTGCCGAAGGCGCCTCGGTGTACGACCCTGCCAACATCACGCTGATGCACCACCTGTATGCAGCGCTGCGTGCCAATCATCTCTATCACCGTGACCAGCACTATGTGGTGCAAAACGGTGAAATCGTCATCGTGGACGAGTTCACTGGCCGTTTGATGTCGGGCCGCCGCTGGAGCGATGGCCTGCACCAGGCCGTGGAGGCCAAGGAAGGCGTCAACATCCAGGCTGAAAACCAGACCCTGGCGTCGATCACCTTCCAGAACTACTTCCGCTTGTACAACAAGCTCTCGGGCATGACCGGCACTGCCGATACCGAAGCCTATGAGTTTCAGGAAATCTACGGCCTGGAAACCGTGGTGATCCCACCCAACCGCCAGAGCCTGCGCGATGACCAGCTCGACCGTGTGTACAAGACCACCCGCGAAAAGTACGAAGCGGCCATCAAGGACATTCGCGAGTGCCACGAGCGAGGCCAGCCTGTGCTGGTGGGCACCACATCGATCGAGAATTCGGAAATCATTGACCAGCTCTTGAACAAAGAGGGCTTGCCCCACCAGGTGCTCAACGCCAAGCAGCATGCCCGTGAGGCCGACATCGTGGCCCAGGCCGGGCGTGAGGGCATGATCACCATCGCTACCAACATGGCGGGCCGTGGTACCGACATCGTGCTGGGCGGCAACATTGAAAAGCTCATCTCTGCGATTGAGGCGGACGAGTCTTTGGACGAAGCCGCCCGCCATGCGCAGATTGAGAAAGTGCGCGCCGACTGGAAGGTAGACCACGAAAAAATCAAGGCATTGGGCGGCTTGCGCATCATCGCCACCGAGCGCCATGAATCGCGCCGCATCGACAACCAACTGCGTGGCCGCTCTGGCCGCCAAGGTGACCCTGGCTCGTCGCGCTTTTACCTGAGCCTGGACGATTCGCTGATGCGCATCTTCGCGGGTGACCGCGTCAAGTCCATCATGGATCGCCTGAAGATGCCCGACGGTGAGGCCATCGAGGCAGGCATCGTGACCCGCAGCATTGAGTCGGCCCAGCGCAAAGTGGAAGCCCGCAACTTCGATATCCGCAAGCAACTGCTGGAATACGACGATGTGGCCAACGACCAGCGCAAGGTGATCTACCAGCAGCGCAACGACATTCTGGACGCATCGGACCTGGCGGATGTGCTCGCCGCCATGCGCGAAGACTCCATGACCGACTTGGTGCGCTTGTATGTGCCTGTTGAGTCGGTCGAAGAGCAGTGGGACCTGCCAGCACTGGAGAAAGCGCTCAATGAAGAGTGGCAAATCGCCGTCTCGTTGCAAGACATGGTTGCCCAATCAGAGTCCATCACCGACGAAGAAATCCTGGAGCGCGTGGTCAAGCTGGCCCATGCCGCCTTCGATGCCAAGGTGGAGCTGGTGGGGCGTGAGAACTTCACCCAGTTTGAGCGTGCGGTATTGCTGCAGAGCTTTGACTCCAACTGGCGTGACCACTTGAGCTCTTTGGACTACCTGCGCCAGGGCATCCATTTGCGTGGCTATGCCCAAAAGCAACCCAAGCAAGAGTACAAGCGCGAAGCCTTCGAGCTGTTCCGCCAGTTGATCGACAGCGTCAAGAACGAAGTCACCAAGATTTTGATGACGGTGCAGGTGCAGTCGCCCGCGCAGCTCGACGAAGCCGCTCAGCAGCTGGAAGCCCGTGCCGAGCACATCTCCAATGTGACCTATACCGCCCCCACAGAAACTGGGGAAGCCCAGACCGTCCCTGAAGGGCAAGCGCTGGGTGGTGATGAAGGGGCTTTTGAAGGCCTGCGTGTGGGCCGTAACGACCCATGCCCCTGCGGTAGCGGCAAGAAATACAAGCAGTGCCACGGTAAGCTGGCCTGA
- a CDS encoding ATP-binding protein — protein sequence MNEKFERLMERAEQLIGRIESVLPQPLSAPDWSQAIAWRYRKRSSGHGTLEPVRHVGAMQLADLKEIDGQKEKIERNTLQFVQGKTANNVLLTGARGTGKSSLIKACLNAFASQGLRLIEVDKADLVDLPDIVDVVSERPEKFIVFCDDLSFEEGEPGYKALKSILDGSVAAATPNVLIYATSNRRHLLPEYMAENLTYTHTEDGEVHPGEVVEEKISLSERFGLWVSFYPFSQEEYLTIVAQWLASLGVSAAAIAAARPEALVWALERGSRSGRVAYQFARDYAGRA from the coding sequence ATGAATGAAAAGTTTGAACGGTTGATGGAGCGGGCCGAGCAGCTCATCGGCCGCATCGAATCGGTGCTGCCGCAGCCGCTGTCTGCGCCAGACTGGTCGCAGGCCATTGCCTGGCGTTACCGCAAGCGCAGCAGTGGGCATGGCACGCTGGAGCCTGTGCGGCATGTGGGTGCCATGCAGCTGGCGGACCTGAAGGAAATCGATGGGCAAAAAGAAAAGATCGAGCGCAATACGCTGCAGTTTGTACAGGGCAAAACGGCGAACAACGTCTTGCTGACCGGGGCCCGTGGCACAGGCAAGTCCTCGCTCATCAAGGCCTGCCTGAATGCCTTTGCCAGCCAGGGGCTGCGTCTGATCGAGGTGGATAAAGCCGATCTCGTGGATTTGCCGGACATCGTGGATGTGGTCTCGGAGCGGCCCGAGAAATTCATCGTGTTCTGCGACGACCTGAGCTTTGAAGAGGGCGAGCCGGGCTACAAGGCGCTCAAATCGATTCTGGATGGCTCGGTGGCTGCGGCCACGCCCAATGTGCTGATCTATGCCACCAGCAACCGCCGCCACCTGTTGCCCGAGTACATGGCAGAAAACTTGACCTACACCCACACTGAAGACGGTGAGGTGCACCCCGGTGAGGTGGTGGAAGAGAAGATTTCGCTGTCGGAGCGCTTTGGCCTGTGGGTCAGCTTCTACCCGTTCAGCCAGGAAGAGTACCTGACCATCGTGGCCCAGTGGTTGGCATCGCTGGGCGTGTCTGCCGCGGCCATTGCTGCAGCGCGCCCCGAGGCGCTGGTGTGGGCGCTGGAGCGTGGCTCGCGCAGCGGGCGTGTGGCGTACCAGTTTGCGCGCGACTACGCGGGGCGGGCATGA
- a CDS encoding NUDIX domain-containing protein, producing MSETRKHTEVAVGILLRSDGAMLLSTRPPGKPYAGYWEFPGGKLEAGETVEQALRRELEEELGITIGPAQVWKVTEHDYPHALVRLHWCKVHEWTGAFEMREGQAMAWQQFPLTVDPVLPGAYPVLDWLEQEQLG from the coding sequence ATGAGTGAAACGCGCAAACACACTGAAGTAGCGGTCGGCATTTTGCTGCGCAGCGATGGCGCCATGCTGCTATCGACCCGCCCACCGGGCAAGCCTTATGCGGGGTACTGGGAGTTTCCGGGAGGCAAGCTGGAGGCCGGCGAGACCGTGGAACAGGCCCTGCGCCGTGAGCTGGAAGAGGAGTTGGGCATCACCATCGGCCCGGCCCAGGTCTGGAAGGTGACCGAGCACGACTATCCTCACGCTTTGGTGCGCCTGCACTGGTGCAAGGTGCACGAATGGACGGGAGCCTTTGAGATGCGCGAGGGCCAGGCCATGGCTTGGCAGCAATTTCCACTGACCGTGGACCCCGTACTGCCGGGTGCGTACCCGGTGCTGGACTGGCTGGAGCAGGAGCAACTCGGTTAA
- a CDS encoding DNA gyrase inhibitor YacG, which produces MAADTPPKTAPQPSATRTVVCPTCGGDSLYSPANRYRPFCGERCKQIDLGAWASEDFRMPTEAPPLDAQYGDPRVEH; this is translated from the coding sequence ATGGCTGCCGACACCCCGCCAAAAACCGCTCCTCAGCCCTCTGCCACACGCACCGTGGTGTGCCCGACCTGCGGCGGCGACAGCCTCTACAGCCCCGCCAATCGGTACCGCCCTTTCTGTGGCGAGCGCTGCAAACAGATTGACCTGGGCGCTTGGGCCAGTGAAGACTTCCGCATGCCCACCGAAGCCCCACCGCTGGATGCGCAATACGGCGATCCTCGGGTAGAGCACTGA
- a CDS encoding M23 family metallopeptidase, whose product MHLIITDARSARTRSIHLSGVRLVLAGLLLSLGLMLVAALLYHWVFLKGAREGWPVFGSLVKLVVKDEFEERDKFMRANLDAMARRVGDMQARMVQLESLGDRVMGLSGMSPSDIPKNDGRGGALVGARNLSMEELQATLDDLEKLTNQRVDWMTVMESRLFDQHIRKKMVPTHAPVSGRAAGSAFGWRLDPFTGQSALHTGLDFQADTGTPILAAAGGVVIAQEFHPAYGNMIEVDHGNQLVTRYAHASRTLVKQGDLVKRGQKIAEVGTTGRSTGPHLHFEVLVQGVFQDPQKFLNAGTGKADLALAAASKGAVVAQQNPTPAGR is encoded by the coding sequence GTGCATTTGATTATCACGGACGCTCGTTCGGCCCGTACCCGGTCTATTCATCTGTCGGGTGTGCGCCTTGTGTTGGCTGGGTTGCTGCTTTCGCTGGGGCTGATGCTGGTGGCTGCGCTGTTGTACCACTGGGTCTTTTTGAAAGGCGCGCGCGAGGGGTGGCCTGTGTTTGGCTCATTGGTCAAGCTGGTGGTCAAAGACGAGTTTGAAGAGCGTGACAAGTTCATGCGGGCCAATCTGGATGCGATGGCCCGTCGCGTGGGGGATATGCAGGCGCGCATGGTGCAGCTGGAATCTCTTGGGGACCGTGTCATGGGGCTTTCGGGTATGTCTCCCTCTGACATCCCCAAAAATGATGGCCGTGGCGGTGCCCTGGTGGGTGCCCGCAACCTGTCGATGGAAGAGTTGCAGGCCACGCTGGATGATCTGGAAAAACTGACCAACCAGCGGGTCGATTGGATGACGGTGATGGAGTCAAGGCTCTTTGACCAGCACATCCGCAAAAAAATGGTACCCACCCACGCCCCGGTCAGTGGGCGTGCGGCGGGCTCTGCGTTTGGCTGGCGGCTGGACCCCTTTACGGGCCAATCGGCGTTGCATACAGGGCTGGACTTTCAGGCCGATACCGGTACCCCCATTTTGGCTGCAGCGGGAGGGGTGGTCATTGCCCAAGAATTTCATCCTGCCTACGGCAACATGATCGAGGTGGACCATGGGAACCAGTTGGTGACGCGCTATGCGCACGCCTCTCGCACGCTGGTCAAGCAGGGTGATCTGGTCAAGCGGGGGCAGAAAATTGCGGAGGTCGGAACCACTGGCCGATCAACGGGGCCGCATCTGCATTTTGAAGTGCTGGTGCAGGGCGTCTTTCAGGATCCGCAAAAATTCCTGAATGCAGGAACGGGCAAGGCGGATCTCGCGCTGGCTGCTGCATCCAAGGGGGCTGTAGTAGCGCAGCAAAACCCTACACCTGCGGGCAGGTAA